One region of Desertifilum tharense IPPAS B-1220 genomic DNA includes:
- a CDS encoding Uma2 family endonuclease, with product MVSQATSLSTSEIVYPDSDGQPMSDNTKQFRWIVVVQQNLEWLFADHSQVFIAGDLLWYPVQGNPKVRQAPDVMVVFGRPKGDRGSYQQWNEGDIVPQVVFEILSPGNTLTEMNKKQVFYDRYGVEEYYLYDPERNDLSGWLRSQERLDVIDPIADWVSPRLGIRFDLSGEELALIRPDGERFATYVEIQRQLAQLQARVLEAESLLEQERLRAEQESLRAERLAQRLREAGIDPDAIET from the coding sequence ATGGTTTCTCAAGCCACTTCGCTTTCAACTTCAGAGATCGTCTATCCCGATAGCGATGGTCAGCCGATGTCTGATAATACTAAACAATTTCGCTGGATCGTGGTCGTGCAGCAAAATCTGGAGTGGTTGTTTGCAGACCATTCCCAGGTTTTTATCGCGGGTGACTTATTGTGGTATCCCGTTCAAGGAAATCCTAAAGTGCGCCAAGCACCCGATGTTATGGTTGTCTTTGGCAGACCAAAGGGCGATCGCGGTTCTTATCAACAGTGGAATGAAGGCGATATTGTCCCCCAGGTGGTGTTTGAAATTCTCTCTCCGGGCAATACCCTGACTGAGATGAACAAAAAGCAGGTCTTTTACGACCGCTACGGCGTTGAAGAATACTATCTTTATGACCCGGAACGCAACGATCTCAGTGGGTGGTTGCGATCGCAAGAACGCTTAGATGTCATCGATCCCATCGCCGACTGGGTGAGTCCTCGCCTAGGCATTCGTTTCGACTTATCGGGAGAGGAATTAGCCTTAATTCGTCCTGATGGCGAACGTTTTGCCACCTATGTCGAGATTCAACGACAACTGGCTCAACTGCAAGCTAGGGTACTAGAAGCAGAGTCTTTATTAGAACAAGAACGCCTTCGCGCCGAACAAGAAAGCCTTCGCGCCGAACGCTTGGCCCA